A window of Streptomyces sp. SAI-127 contains these coding sequences:
- the mmsA gene encoding multiple monosaccharide ABC transporter ATP-binding protein translates to MAGPVLEMRSIVKTFPGVKALSDVTLTVRQGEVHAICGENGAGKSTLMKVLSGVHPHGTYEGDILFEGDVVQFKDIRASEQHGIVIIHQELALVPFLSIAENIFLGNEHASGGFINWNETLKHATELLRRVGLSDHPETRITDIGVGKQQLVEIAKALSKKVKLLILDEPTAALNDEDSGKLLDLILELKKQGITSIIISHKLNEIRKVADSVTIIRDGKSIETLDVKAPETTEDRIISGMVGRDLDHRFPERTPYEGEMDAAPALEIRDWTVHHPIDQQRKVVDDVSIHVRRGEIVGIAGLMGAGRTELAMSVFGRTYGRYAGGKVFKDGKEIRTKSVAEAVEHGIAYVTEDRKHYGLNLIDNINRNISLTALNKVAKHGVVDEHEERKVAERFRKSMNIKAPTVFETVGRLSGGNQQKVVLSKWIFAGPEVLILDEPTRGIDVGAKYEIYTVIDQLAAEGKAVVFISSELPELLGMCDRIYTMAAGRLTGEVPRAEATQEVLMRQMTKDKEVTR, encoded by the coding sequence ATGGCGGGACCCGTCCTGGAAATGCGCTCGATCGTCAAGACCTTTCCCGGCGTCAAAGCGCTGTCGGACGTCACACTGACCGTCCGTCAAGGCGAGGTCCATGCCATCTGCGGCGAGAACGGCGCCGGGAAGTCCACCTTGATGAAGGTGCTCTCCGGCGTCCATCCGCACGGCACGTACGAGGGCGACATCCTCTTCGAGGGAGATGTCGTCCAGTTCAAGGACATCCGGGCGAGCGAGCAGCACGGCATCGTGATCATCCACCAGGAACTGGCTCTGGTGCCGTTCCTGTCGATCGCGGAGAACATCTTCCTCGGCAACGAACACGCCTCCGGCGGGTTCATCAACTGGAACGAGACGCTGAAGCACGCCACCGAGCTGCTGCGCCGGGTGGGTCTGAGCGACCACCCGGAGACCCGGATCACCGACATCGGTGTGGGCAAGCAGCAGCTGGTGGAGATCGCCAAGGCGCTCTCGAAGAAGGTGAAGCTGCTCATCCTCGACGAGCCGACCGCGGCTCTGAACGACGAGGACAGCGGCAAACTCCTGGATCTCATCCTGGAGTTGAAGAAGCAGGGCATCACCTCGATCATCATCTCCCACAAGCTCAACGAGATCCGCAAGGTCGCCGACTCGGTGACGATCATCCGCGACGGGAAGTCGATCGAGACCCTGGACGTGAAGGCCCCGGAGACCACCGAGGACCGGATCATCTCGGGCATGGTGGGCCGCGACCTCGACCACCGCTTCCCCGAGCGCACCCCGTACGAGGGCGAGATGGACGCGGCCCCGGCGCTGGAGATCCGCGACTGGACCGTCCACCACCCCATCGACCAGCAGCGCAAGGTGGTCGACGACGTGTCGATCCATGTGCGGCGCGGGGAGATCGTCGGCATCGCGGGCCTGATGGGCGCGGGGCGTACCGAGCTCGCGATGAGCGTGTTCGGGCGGACCTACGGCCGGTACGCGGGCGGCAAGGTCTTCAAGGACGGCAAGGAGATCCGTACGAAGTCCGTCGCGGAGGCGGTCGAGCACGGCATCGCTTACGTCACCGAGGACCGTAAGCACTACGGCCTCAACCTCATCGACAACATCAACCGGAACATCTCGCTGACCGCCCTGAACAAGGTCGCGAAGCACGGTGTGGTCGACGAGCACGAGGAGCGGAAGGTCGCCGAGCGCTTCCGCAAGTCGATGAACATCAAGGCGCCGACGGTCTTCGAGACGGTGGGCAGGCTGTCCGGCGGCAACCAGCAGAAGGTCGTCCTCAGCAAGTGGATCTTCGCGGGTCCCGAGGTGCTGATCCTGGACGAGCCCACGCGCGGTATCGACGTGGGCGCCAAGTACGAGATCTACACGGTCATCGACCAGCTGGCGGCCGAGGGCAAGGCGGTCGT
- the chvE gene encoding multiple monosaccharide ABC transporter substrate-binding protein, which translates to MRTRRAALTAIAGAASLALTLTACGQDSKGGSEESAGSAKGGTIGIAMPTKSSERWIADGNNVVKNLQSKGYKTKLVYGEDDPDQQVSQIENLITQGVKGLIVAAIDNKSLNNVLQQAKDAKIPVIAYDRLILGTPNVDYYASFDNTKVGELQASYIVDKLGLKSGKGPFNIELFAGSNDDNNTKYFFGGAMSVLQPYIDSKKLVVKSGQTKINQVTTLRWDGATAQKRMEDILTSTYGSAKVDAVLSPYDGISIGILAALKSDGYGSASKPLPVITGQDAELASVKSIIAGQQTQTVYKDTRKLAEVASTMVDDVLNGKKPEVNDTKTYDNGSKVVPAYLLQPVSVDKSNYTKELVDTGYYKASELN; encoded by the coding sequence ATGCGTACTCGTCGAGCCGCACTCACCGCCATAGCCGGCGCCGCCTCTCTCGCCCTCACCCTCACCGCCTGTGGCCAGGACAGCAAGGGCGGCAGCGAGGAGAGCGCGGGCAGCGCCAAGGGCGGCACGATCGGCATCGCGATGCCGACCAAGTCCTCCGAGCGCTGGATCGCCGACGGCAACAACGTCGTCAAGAACCTCCAGTCCAAGGGCTACAAGACCAAGCTGGTCTACGGCGAGGACGACCCCGACCAGCAGGTCTCCCAGATCGAGAACCTGATCACGCAGGGCGTCAAGGGCCTGATCGTCGCGGCCATCGACAACAAGTCGCTGAACAACGTGCTCCAGCAGGCCAAGGACGCCAAGATCCCGGTCATCGCCTACGACCGTCTGATCCTCGGCACGCCGAACGTCGACTACTACGCGTCGTTCGACAACACCAAGGTCGGTGAGCTGCAGGCCAGCTACATCGTCGACAAGCTCGGCCTGAAGAGCGGCAAGGGCCCCTTCAACATCGAGCTGTTCGCCGGCTCCAACGACGACAACAACACCAAGTACTTCTTCGGCGGCGCGATGAGCGTGCTGCAGCCGTACATCGACAGCAAGAAGCTCGTCGTCAAGTCCGGCCAGACCAAGATCAACCAGGTCACCACGCTGCGCTGGGACGGCGCCACCGCCCAGAAGCGCATGGAGGACATCCTCACCTCGACGTACGGCAGCGCCAAGGTCGACGCGGTCCTGTCGCCGTACGACGGCATCTCCATCGGTATCCTCGCCGCGCTGAAGTCGGACGGCTACGGCTCCGCGAGCAAGCCGCTGCCGGTCATCACCGGCCAGGACGCCGAGCTCGCCTCGGTGAAGTCGATCATCGCGGGTCAGCAGACGCAGACCGTCTACAAGGACACCCGCAAGCTCGCCGAGGTCGCCTCGACGATGGTGGACGACGTCCTCAACGGCAAGAAGCCCGAGGTCAACGACACCAAGACGTACGACAACGGCTCCAAGGTCGTCCCCGCCTACCTGCTGCAGCCGGTCAGCGTCGACAAGAGCAACTACACGAAGGAACTGGTCGACACCGGCTACTACAAGGCCAGCGAGCTCAACTAG
- a CDS encoding alcohol dehydrogenase catalytic domain-containing protein gives MSTAVVIEAPGEHRLVEHTPREPTAGEALVRVHAVGICGSDREVYQGNRPEGYVRYPLTPGHEWSGTVEAVGSGVPASLVGRKVVGEGFRNCQVCDRCHAGETTLCTAGYEETGFTEPGAMAATLTLPARLLHALPDDADLTAAALLEPAACIAAAALKANARPGERVAVVGTGTLGMFAVQFLKAGSPSELLVVGTRPDRAELSRTFGATDFRTRDQELPDDFDVVIETAGSASAANTAASLLRRGGRLVLTGIPAAGADGLDPTDLVVRQLEVHTVFGAPPDAWAHTVRVFGAGLLDPLPLVTHELPLDEFPQAIELVGSGDPKVGKVLLRP, from the coding sequence GTGAGCACCGCGGTCGTCATCGAGGCGCCCGGCGAGCACCGGCTCGTCGAGCACACCCCTCGTGAGCCCACCGCCGGCGAGGCGCTGGTCCGCGTCCACGCCGTCGGCATCTGCGGCAGCGACCGCGAGGTGTACCAGGGCAACCGGCCCGAGGGGTACGTCCGTTACCCGCTCACGCCCGGCCACGAGTGGTCCGGCACGGTCGAGGCGGTGGGCTCCGGGGTTCCGGCATCGCTCGTCGGCCGCAAGGTGGTGGGCGAGGGCTTCCGCAACTGCCAGGTCTGCGACCGCTGCCACGCGGGCGAGACCACGCTGTGCACGGCCGGCTACGAGGAGACGGGCTTCACCGAGCCCGGCGCCATGGCCGCCACCCTCACCCTGCCGGCCCGGCTGCTGCACGCCCTCCCGGACGACGCCGACCTGACGGCGGCCGCGCTCCTGGAACCCGCCGCCTGCATCGCCGCCGCCGCCCTCAAGGCGAACGCGCGGCCCGGCGAGCGGGTCGCCGTGGTGGGCACCGGGACGCTCGGGATGTTCGCCGTCCAGTTCCTGAAGGCAGGTTCGCCGTCGGAGCTGCTGGTGGTGGGCACCCGCCCGGACCGTGCGGAACTGTCGAGGACCTTCGGCGCCACCGACTTCCGCACCCGGGACCAGGAGCTGCCGGACGACTTCGACGTCGTCATCGAGACCGCCGGATCGGCGTCCGCCGCCAACACCGCCGCCTCGCTGCTCAGACGCGGTGGCCGGCTCGTCCTCACCGGCATCCCGGCCGCGGGCGCCGACGGACTCGACCCCACCGATCTCGTCGTACGGCAGCTGGAGGTGCACACCGTGTTCGGGGCGCCGCCGGACGCCTGGGCGCACACCGTGCGGGTCTTCGGAGCCGGGCTGCTCGATCCGCTGCCGCTCGTCACGCACGAGTTGCCGCTGGACGAGTTCCCCCAGGCCATCGAGCTGGTGGGGTCCGGCGACCCGAAGGTCGGGAAGGTCCTCCTGAGGCCATGA
- a CDS encoding mandelate racemase/muconate lactonizing enzyme family protein, whose translation MRITGISTHVVGTPWRNLTYVQVHTDEGLTGVGETRMLGHTDALLGYLHEAKTNHILGSDPFAVEDLVKRMKYGDYGRAGEIVMSGIAVIEMACWDIKGKALGVPVWQLLGGKVTDKVKAYANGWYTTERTPEAYHKAAQGVMERGYKALKIDPFGTGHFELDHEQSLYAVSLIEAVRDAIGPDAELMLEMHGRFSPATAVRLAKDLAPFKPAWLEEPVPPENLKALEKVAAKVDMPVATGERIHDRIEFRELFESQAVDIIQPDVGHIGGIWETRKLAATAETHYMLVAPHNVGGPVLTAASLQVGFTAPNFKILEHFNDFADAEIKKVVKGAPQVVDGYFHLTDAPGLGVELDVDAAAEFPQQQARFDLWADGWEQRKPKGATQ comes from the coding sequence GTGCGCATCACGGGAATCAGCACGCACGTGGTCGGGACGCCGTGGCGGAACCTGACCTACGTCCAGGTGCACACCGACGAGGGACTCACCGGAGTCGGCGAGACCCGCATGCTGGGCCACACCGACGCCCTGCTCGGCTATCTGCACGAGGCGAAGACCAACCACATTCTCGGGTCGGACCCGTTCGCTGTCGAGGACCTCGTCAAGCGTATGAAGTACGGCGACTACGGCCGGGCCGGCGAGATCGTGATGTCCGGTATCGCCGTGATCGAGATGGCCTGCTGGGACATCAAGGGCAAGGCCCTGGGGGTGCCCGTCTGGCAGCTGCTCGGCGGCAAGGTCACCGACAAGGTCAAGGCGTACGCCAACGGCTGGTACACCACCGAGCGGACCCCGGAGGCCTACCACAAGGCCGCCCAGGGGGTCATGGAGCGCGGCTACAAGGCGCTCAAGATCGACCCCTTCGGCACCGGGCACTTCGAGCTCGACCACGAGCAGAGCCTGTACGCCGTCTCGCTCATCGAGGCCGTCCGTGACGCCATCGGGCCGGACGCCGAGCTGATGCTGGAGATGCACGGCCGCTTCTCCCCCGCCACGGCCGTCCGCCTGGCCAAGGACCTCGCGCCCTTCAAGCCCGCCTGGCTCGAGGAGCCGGTGCCGCCGGAGAACCTGAAGGCGCTGGAGAAGGTCGCCGCCAAGGTGGACATGCCGGTCGCCACGGGTGAGCGGATCCACGACCGCATCGAGTTCCGCGAGCTCTTCGAGAGCCAGGCCGTGGACATCATCCAGCCCGACGTCGGCCACATCGGCGGCATCTGGGAGACCCGGAAGCTGGCCGCGACCGCCGAGACCCACTACATGCTGGTGGCGCCCCACAACGTGGGCGGGCCGGTCCTGACCGCCGCCTCCCTCCAGGTCGGCTTCACCGCGCCGAACTTCAAGATCCTGGAGCACTTCAACGACTTCGCCGACGCGGAGATCAAGAAGGTCGTCAAGGGCGCCCCGCAGGTCGTGGACGGCTACTTCCACCTCACCGACGCCCCCGGCCTCGGTGTCGAGCTGGACGTCGACGCCGCCGCCGAGTTCCCGCAGCAGCAGGCCCGGTTCGACCTGTGGGCCGACGGCTGGGAGCAGCGCAAGCCGAAGGGCGCCACGCAGTGA
- a CDS encoding LacI family DNA-binding transcriptional regulator: protein MNHVQLRPPTMADVARLAGVSHQTVSRVLGDHPNVRDETRAKVLRAIEEMGYRRNSSARALATRRTRTLGVVASNTTLYGPASTLFALEEAARAKGYTVSTVSLRKLAVETLSEALDHLSEGGVEGVIAIAPQRSAVEALAELRHPFPVVAVGTGSGAEIPSVNVDQWLGGRLATSHLLAAGHRTVWHLAGPEDWQEAADRAAGWRATLEAAGVEPPLPLRGDWSPLSGYRAGQELAGWVGRGLTAVFVANDQMALGVLRALREAGVRTPQDVAVVGFDDIPESEFFAPPLTTVRQDFATVGKRSIALLLDLIEGRAPSGAPGVAIEPQLVVRASTAPD from the coding sequence GTGAACCACGTACAGCTCCGGCCACCCACCATGGCCGATGTGGCACGCCTGGCCGGGGTGTCCCACCAGACCGTCTCCCGTGTCCTGGGGGACCACCCCAATGTGCGGGACGAGACGCGTGCCAAGGTGCTGCGTGCGATCGAGGAGATGGGTTACCGCCGCAACTCCTCGGCACGGGCCCTGGCGACCCGGCGCACCCGGACCCTGGGTGTGGTCGCCTCCAACACCACCCTCTACGGACCCGCCAGCACGCTGTTCGCGCTGGAGGAGGCGGCGCGCGCCAAGGGGTACACCGTCTCCACGGTCAGCCTGCGCAAGCTCGCGGTGGAGACCCTCTCCGAGGCCCTGGACCACCTCAGTGAGGGCGGGGTGGAGGGGGTGATCGCCATCGCCCCGCAGCGGTCGGCGGTCGAGGCTCTCGCCGAACTCCGCCATCCCTTCCCGGTGGTGGCCGTGGGGACCGGCTCCGGCGCGGAGATCCCCAGCGTCAACGTGGACCAGTGGCTGGGCGGGCGGCTGGCCACCAGTCATCTGCTGGCCGCCGGTCACCGCACGGTCTGGCATCTCGCCGGACCCGAGGACTGGCAGGAGGCCGCCGACCGGGCCGCCGGCTGGCGGGCGACCCTCGAAGCGGCGGGCGTCGAGCCGCCGCTGCCGCTGCGGGGGGACTGGAGTCCGCTGTCGGGCTATCGTGCGGGCCAGGAACTGGCCGGCTGGGTGGGCCGCGGACTGACCGCCGTCTTCGTCGCCAACGACCAGATGGCGCTGGGGGTGTTGCGGGCGCTGCGGGAGGCGGGCGTACGCACTCCCCAGGACGTCGCGGTGGTCGGCTTCGACGACATCCCGGAATCGGAGTTCTTCGCTCCACCGCTCACCACCGTCCGGCAGGACTTCGCGACGGTGGGCAAGCGGAGCATCGCCCTGCTGCTGGATCTCATCGAGGGCCGGGCCCCCTCCGGGGCGCCCGGAGTCGCCATCGAACCCCAACTCGTCGTCCGGGCCAGCACCGCACCCGACTGA
- a CDS encoding ABC transporter substrate-binding protein, translating into MLNRRNFLTAAIGVAAAGTLAACAKEDKGSSTSSDGSKAITLGFSQVGSESGWRSANTDSVKSAAKEAGYNLKFSDAQQKQENQISAIRSYIAQKVDVIAFSPVVVTGWDAVLKEAKSAKIPVVLTDRSVETSDDSLYVTLVGSDFTDEGRRAARILEKVLTTAGHKGAVKIAQLEGTTGAAPAIERAKGFKEVMDAEHKDDWKIVVSQTGDFTRAGGKQVMAAFLQSNPDINVLFAHNDDMAIGAIQSIEAAGKKPGKDILIVSIDGVKDGFVAMSEGKINAIVECNPLLGPQLMDVVKKVKNGESVERWIKTKEGDFMQDQAKAALPSRKY; encoded by the coding sequence ATGCTCAACAGAAGGAACTTCCTCACTGCGGCGATCGGCGTGGCGGCGGCCGGCACCCTGGCGGCCTGCGCCAAGGAGGACAAGGGTTCCAGCACCTCCTCCGACGGCAGCAAGGCGATCACCCTCGGCTTCTCCCAGGTCGGCTCCGAGAGCGGCTGGCGCAGCGCCAACACCGACTCGGTGAAGTCCGCGGCCAAGGAGGCGGGTTACAACCTGAAGTTCTCCGACGCCCAGCAGAAGCAGGAGAACCAGATCTCCGCCATCCGCAGCTACATCGCGCAGAAGGTGGACGTCATCGCCTTCTCCCCGGTCGTCGTCACCGGCTGGGACGCGGTGCTCAAGGAGGCCAAGTCCGCGAAGATCCCGGTGGTCCTCACCGACCGCTCCGTCGAGACCTCCGACGACTCCCTCTACGTCACCCTGGTGGGCTCCGACTTCACCGACGAGGGCCGCCGCGCCGCCAGGATCCTGGAGAAGGTCCTGACGACGGCCGGTCACAAGGGCGCCGTGAAGATCGCCCAGCTGGAGGGCACCACCGGTGCCGCCCCCGCCATCGAGCGCGCCAAGGGCTTCAAGGAGGTCATGGACGCCGAGCACAAGGACGACTGGAAGATCGTCGTCAGCCAGACCGGTGACTTCACCCGCGCCGGCGGCAAGCAGGTCATGGCGGCCTTCCTGCAGTCCAACCCGGACATCAACGTCCTCTTCGCGCACAACGACGACATGGCCATCGGCGCCATCCAGTCCATCGAGGCGGCGGGCAAGAAGCCCGGCAAGGACATCCTGATCGTCTCGATCGACGGCGTGAAGGACGGCTTCGTGGCCATGTCCGAAGGCAAGATCAACGCCATCGTCGAGTGCAACCCGCTGCTCGGCCCGCAGCTGATGGACGTCGTGAAGAAGGTCAAGAACGGCGAGTCGGTCGAGCGCTGGATCAAGACCAAGGAGGGCGACTTCATGCAGGACCAGGCCAAGGCCGCGCTCCCCAGCCGCAAGTACTGA
- a CDS encoding sugar ABC transporter ATP-binding protein, which translates to MAEPQPVLEMTGIVKEFPGVRALSGVDFRLFPGEIHALMGENGAGKSTLIKVLTGVYSLDGGTITLDGKAVRIGSPLQAQHAGISTVYQEVNLCPNLSVAENIFIGREPTRAGRIQWKRMRKEAAELVDRLGLDIDVTAPLSSYPLAVQQLVAIVRSVGTGDSDGEGSGTKVLVLDEPTSSLDRDEVLELFRLMRQLRDEGVAILFVSHFLDQIYEICDRMTVLRNGTLVGEHMVRDLDQVGLIELMIGKALDQLEELHDQQLHADVGESLMKAEGLGRTGGIAPFDLDIKKGEVVGLAGLLGSGRTELARLLFGADQPDSGTVTIGGKQVSMSAPNDAIGAGVAFCSENRKTEGLVPDLTVRENIILALQAARGWTRPIPTAQRDELVAKYIKALDIRPANPEARVGQLSGGNQQKVLLARWLITQPKLLILDEPTRGIDIGAKTEIQKLVVSLSEDGMSVLYIAAELEEVLRLSHTIGVLRDRKLVAQLTNGPEITPSKILETIASGEHQ; encoded by the coding sequence ATGGCAGAGCCGCAGCCCGTCCTGGAGATGACGGGCATAGTCAAAGAGTTTCCGGGGGTAAGGGCTCTGTCGGGCGTCGACTTCCGGCTCTTCCCCGGCGAGATCCACGCCCTGATGGGCGAGAACGGGGCAGGGAAGTCCACCCTGATCAAGGTGCTGACCGGGGTCTACTCCCTGGACGGCGGCACCATCACCCTCGACGGCAAGGCCGTGCGGATCGGCAGCCCGCTGCAGGCGCAGCACGCCGGCATCAGCACGGTCTACCAGGAGGTCAACCTCTGCCCCAACCTGTCGGTGGCGGAGAACATCTTCATCGGACGCGAACCCACCCGCGCGGGCCGCATCCAGTGGAAGCGCATGCGCAAGGAGGCCGCGGAGCTCGTCGACCGCCTCGGTCTGGACATCGACGTCACCGCACCGCTGTCCTCGTACCCCCTGGCCGTTCAGCAACTGGTCGCGATCGTACGGTCGGTGGGCACCGGCGACAGCGACGGCGAGGGCTCCGGCACCAAGGTCCTGGTCCTGGACGAGCCGACCTCCAGCCTCGACCGTGACGAGGTCCTCGAACTGTTCCGCCTGATGCGGCAGTTGAGGGACGAGGGCGTGGCGATCCTCTTCGTCTCCCACTTCCTCGACCAGATCTACGAGATCTGCGACCGCATGACCGTCCTGCGCAACGGCACCCTGGTCGGCGAGCACATGGTCCGCGACCTCGACCAGGTCGGACTGATCGAGCTGATGATCGGCAAGGCCCTGGACCAGCTGGAGGAGCTGCACGACCAGCAACTCCACGCGGACGTGGGCGAGTCGCTGATGAAGGCGGAGGGCCTCGGCAGGACCGGCGGCATCGCCCCCTTCGACCTGGACATCAAGAAGGGCGAGGTCGTCGGCCTCGCGGGACTGCTCGGCTCCGGCCGTACCGAACTGGCCCGGCTGCTCTTCGGCGCCGACCAGCCGGACAGCGGCACGGTGACCATCGGCGGCAAGCAGGTCTCCATGAGCGCCCCCAACGACGCCATCGGCGCCGGGGTCGCGTTCTGCTCGGAGAACCGCAAGACGGAGGGCCTGGTACCGGATCTGACGGTCCGTGAGAACATCATCCTCGCCCTGCAGGCGGCCCGCGGCTGGACCCGGCCCATCCCCACCGCCCAGCGCGACGAACTCGTCGCCAAGTACATCAAGGCGCTGGACATCCGCCCCGCCAACCCGGAAGCCAGGGTCGGCCAGTTGAGCGGCGGGAACCAGCAAAAGGTGCTTCTCGCCCGCTGGCTGATCACCCAGCCGAAGCTGCTCATCCTGGACGAGCCGACGCGCGGCATCGACATCGGCGCCAAGACGGAGATCCAGAAGCTGGTGGTCTCCCTCTCCGAGGACGGCATGTCCGTGCTCTACATCGCGGCCGAGCTGGAGGAGGTCCTCCGCCTCAGCCACACCATCGGGGTGCTGCGCGACCGCAAGCTGGTGGCACAGCTCACCAACGGGCCCGAGATCACCCCCAGCAAGATCCTCGAGACCATCGCGAGCGGAGAACACCAGTGA
- a CDS encoding ABC transporter permease, translating to MTTTSRWRALTHHHLFWPVAVLVALLLVNVPFTPDFFAIHMTNGHLYGSLVSIVLFGSPLILVAVGMTLVIATGGIDLSVGAVVAITGALTCSYISDQADQGALSSVLLAMGLGLIAAVVCGLWNGFLVARMGIQPIIATLIIMVAGRGVAQLITDGQIITINSEPYKLIGGGYWLTLPFSIFVVAAVVAVTVLLTRRTALGLLVESVGGNAEASRLVGIRSMRIKIMVYVFCAVCAGIAGLMISSNTSAADGNNAGLWIELDAILAVVIGGTSLLGGRFSIGGTVVGALVIQTLTTTIYTIGVPTQTNLVFKAAVVIVVCLLQSPKFRAKVFGGRAKTAGPAAPAAVAEPADSAPKMEVS from the coding sequence GTGACCACCACCTCCCGCTGGCGAGCACTGACACACCATCACCTGTTCTGGCCGGTCGCGGTCCTGGTGGCCCTGCTGCTCGTCAACGTTCCCTTCACGCCCGACTTCTTCGCGATCCACATGACGAACGGCCACCTCTACGGCAGCCTCGTCTCGATCGTGCTGTTCGGCTCGCCCCTGATCCTGGTGGCGGTCGGCATGACCCTGGTCATCGCCACCGGCGGCATCGACCTCTCGGTCGGCGCCGTGGTCGCCATCACCGGAGCCCTGACCTGTTCGTACATCAGCGACCAGGCCGACCAGGGCGCCCTGTCCTCCGTGCTCCTCGCGATGGGCCTCGGCCTGATCGCGGCGGTGGTCTGCGGTCTGTGGAACGGCTTCCTCGTCGCCAGGATGGGCATCCAGCCCATCATCGCGACCCTCATCATCATGGTCGCCGGCCGCGGTGTCGCCCAGCTGATCACCGACGGCCAGATCATCACCATCAACAGCGAGCCGTACAAGCTCATCGGCGGCGGCTACTGGCTGACGCTGCCCTTCTCCATCTTCGTGGTGGCCGCGGTCGTGGCCGTCACCGTCCTGCTGACCCGCCGCACGGCCCTCGGCCTGCTCGTCGAGTCGGTGGGCGGCAACGCCGAGGCCAGCCGTCTGGTGGGCATCCGGTCGATGCGCATCAAGATCATGGTGTACGTGTTCTGCGCGGTGTGCGCGGGCATCGCGGGCCTGATGATCAGCTCCAACACCTCGGCCGCGGACGGCAACAACGCCGGCCTGTGGATCGAACTCGACGCGATCCTCGCCGTCGTCATCGGCGGCACCTCGCTGCTCGGCGGACGCTTCTCCATCGGCGGCACGGTCGTCGGCGCCCTGGTCATCCAGACCCTCACGACGACGATCTACACCATCGGCGTTCCCACCCAGACCAACCTGGTCTTCAAGGCAGCCGTCGTCATCGTCGTGTGCCTGCTCCAGTCCCCGAAGTTCCGCGCCAAGGTCTTCGGCGGCCGCGCGAAGACCGCGGGCCCGGCAGCGCCCGCCGCGGTCGCCGAGCCCGCCGACTCCGCTCCCAAGATGGAGGTGTCGTGA
- the yjfF gene encoding galactofuranose ABC transporter, permease protein YjfF: MSTTTRTPATPGAPERRTTSRSARLLGDRRLPVLVTAGLFLVMYIVGLSRYQNYGFGDSQVFLNLFIDNGYLLVAAVGATFVIMSGGIDLSVGSVIGFTTMLTAWLVQDVGLPLLLVIPISLAVGAFGGFLMGYVIHNFEIQPFIVTLAGLFLFRGLCLVISKESIAIDDSDVSSLAQTRVPLGVGDLSIGAVVALVVLAAAFYVLHYTRFGRRVYAIGGNEQSALLMGLPLGGTKIAVYTMSGFCSALAGLLFMLYIQSGDPLHAVGMELDAIAAVVIGGTLLTGGSGYVLGTLFGVLVLGLIKSIIQFEGTLSSWWTKIATGVLLCAFILIQRVMTTRRKT; the protein is encoded by the coding sequence ATGAGTACGACCACCAGGACTCCCGCGACACCGGGCGCGCCGGAGCGTCGTACGACGTCCAGGTCCGCCCGCCTGCTCGGCGACCGACGGCTGCCCGTCCTGGTCACGGCCGGCCTGTTCCTCGTGATGTACATCGTCGGCCTCAGCCGCTACCAGAACTACGGCTTCGGCGACTCGCAGGTGTTCCTCAACCTGTTCATCGACAACGGCTATCTGCTGGTCGCCGCCGTCGGGGCCACCTTCGTCATCATGTCGGGCGGCATCGACCTGTCGGTGGGCTCGGTGATCGGCTTCACGACGATGCTGACGGCGTGGCTGGTACAGGACGTGGGCCTGCCCCTGCTCCTGGTGATCCCCATATCCCTGGCCGTGGGAGCGTTCGGCGGCTTCCTCATGGGCTATGTGATCCACAACTTCGAGATCCAGCCGTTCATCGTGACGCTCGCCGGGCTCTTCCTCTTCCGGGGCCTGTGCCTGGTCATCAGCAAGGAGTCGATCGCCATCGACGACTCCGACGTGAGCAGCCTCGCGCAGACACGGGTGCCGCTCGGCGTGGGCGACTTGTCGATCGGCGCCGTCGTCGCCCTGGTCGTCCTGGCCGCGGCCTTCTACGTCCTCCACTACACGCGTTTCGGACGCCGGGTGTACGCCATCGGCGGCAACGAGCAGTCGGCCCTGCTGATGGGTCTCCCGCTGGGCGGCACGAAGATCGCGGTCTACACGATGAGCGGCTTCTGCTCCGCGCTGGCCGGCCTGCTCTTCATGCTCTACATCCAGTCCGGTGACCCGCTGCACGCCGTGGGCATGGAACTCGACGCGATCGCCGCGGTGGTCATCGGCGGCACCCTGCTGACGGGCGGCTCCGGCTATGTCCTGGGCACCCTCTTCGGCGTCCTCGTCCTCGGCCTGATCAAGAGCATCATCCAGTTCGAGGGCACGCTCAGCTCCTGGTGGACGAAGATCGCCACCGGTGTGCTGCTCTGCGCGTTCATCCTGATCCAGCGCGTGATGACGACCCGTAGGAAAACCTGA